One window of the Gavia stellata isolate bGavSte3 chromosome 9, bGavSte3.hap2, whole genome shotgun sequence genome contains the following:
- the SLC18A3 gene encoding vesicular acetylcholine transporter, translating to MSEAGGAGRARAAVARLSEAVGERRRRLGTAMGEARRQRRLLLVVVCVALLLDNMLYMVIVPIIPDYIAAMRGGGGAAGPSAPAGGNESGGGNRSLLPARYPPAAGGNEDVQIGVLFASKAMLQLLVNPLSGTLIDRVGYEAPLLAGLAVMFLSTATFAFAENYATLFAARSLQGLGSAFADTAGIALIADRYAEEPARSRALGTALACISFGSLAAPPFGGVLYEFAGKRVPFLVLACVCLLDGLLLLALAPPCATGARANMPVGTPIHRLMVDPYIAVVAGALATCNIPLAFLEPTIANWMKESMGASEWEVGLTWLPAFFPHVLGVYITVRLAAAYPHLQWFYGALGMAIIGASSCLVPACRNFGQVIVPLCGICFGIALVDTALLPTLAFLVDVRHVSVYGSVYAIADISYSVAYALGPIVAGQIVHTMGFAQLNLGMGLANVLYAPVLLFLKNVCQMKPSHSERNILLEEGPKGLYDTIKMEERKGMGKSLRPAGETKENGMDSYRRDLTGVSEEESSDYEYS from the coding sequence ATGTCGGAggcggggggcgcgggccgGGCGCGGGCCGCCGTGGCGCGGCTCTCGGAGGCGGTgggcgagcggcggcggcggctgggcACCGCCATGGGGGaggcgcggcggcagcggcggctgctgctggtggtggtgtgCGTGGCGCTGCTGCTGGACAACATGCTCTACATGGTTATCGTGCCCATCATCCCCGACTACATCGCGGCCAtgcgcggcggggggggcgccgCCGGCCCGTCCGCGCCCGCGGGGGGCAACGAGAGCGGCGGCGGCAACCGGAGCCTCCTGCCGGCGCGGTACCCGCCGGCCGCGGGGGGCAACGAGGACGTGCAGATCGGGGTGCTGTTCGCCTCCAAGGccatgctgcagctgctggtgaACCCGCTCAGCGGCACCCTCATCGACCGCGTGGGCTACGAGGCGCCGCTGCTGGCCGGGCTGGCCGTCATGTTCCTCTCCACCGCCACCTTCGCCTTCGCGGAGAACTACGCGACGCTGTTCGCGGCGCGCAGCCTGCAGGGGCTGGGCTCGGCCTTCGCCGACACGGCCGGCATCGCCCTCATCGCCGACCGCTACGCCGAGGAGCCGGCGCGGAGCCGCGCCCTGGGCACGGCGCTGGCCTGCATCTCCTTCGGCAGCCTGGCCGCCCCCCCCTTCGGCGGCGTCCTCTACGAGTTCGCCGGCAAGCGGGTGCCCTTCCTGGTGCTGGCCTGCGTCTGCCTCCTCGacgggctgctgctgctggccctggcgCCGCCCTGTGCCACCGGGGCGCGGGCCAACATGCCCGTCGGCACCCCCATCCACCGCCTCATGGTTGACCCCTACATCGCCGTGGTGGCGGGGGCCCTGGCCACCTGCAACATCCCCCTGGCCTTCCTGGAGCCCACCATCGCCAACTGGATGAAGGAGTCCATGGGGGCCAGCGAGTGGGAGGTGGGCCTCACCTGGCTGCCCGCCTTCTTCCCCCACGTGCTGGGCGTCTACATCACCGTCCGGCTGGCTGCCGCGTACCCCCACCTCCAGTGGTTTTACGGGGCCCTGGGCATGGCCATCATCggtgccagctcctgcctggtGCCAGCCTGCAGGAATTTCGGGCAGGTCATCGTACCCCTCTGCGGCATCTGCTTCGGCATCGCCCTGGTGGACACGgccctgctgcccaccctggcCTTCCTGGTGGACGTGCGCCACGTCTCTGTCTATGGCAGCGTCTACGCCATCGCAGACATCTCCTACTCTGTGGCGTACGCCCTGGGGCCCATCGTGGCCGGCCAGATTGTGCACACCATGGGCTTTGCACAGCTCAACCTGGGCATGGGGCTCGCCAACGTGCTTTACGCccctgtcctcctcttccttaaAAACGTCTGCCAAATGAAACCCTCTCACTCGGAGAGGAACATCCTCCTTGAAGAAGGACCTAAGGGACTCTACGACACCATCAAAATGGAGGAGCGCAAAGGCATGGGCAAAAGTCTCCGGCCAGCAGGCGAGACGAAGGAGAACGGTATGGACTCCTACCGCAGAGACCTGACAGGGGTGTCCGAGGAGGAATCGTCAGACTATGAGTACAGTTAG